Proteins encoded together in one Hevea brasiliensis isolate MT/VB/25A 57/8 chromosome 16, ASM3005281v1, whole genome shotgun sequence window:
- the LOC110659780 gene encoding uncharacterized protein LOC110659780 — protein sequence MPRGKGRKRFASKQGGIDATCRRDSSQSQSTSRAVVPQPLAPSLQDGSSNQPLAHSYQDGSSNQPLAPSSHESGAKQHAPTSQDRETTNQVLREDELYLKTHRTKDDKWICVKSERVWNTFTRNIKQKVGEKSTTRNEDSFKVQERDVRLNRATKENEAQECNDDNNILTLLQTIPKEQVLNTWIDTIGGAKKGRVYGLGSMTQF from the exons ATGCCAAGAGGTAAAGGTCGTAAACGTTTTGCCTCTAAGCAAGGAGGCATAGATGCAACATGTAGAAGAGACTCCTCACAGTCACAATCCACTTCTCGGGCAGTTGTTCCTCAACCATTAGCCCCTTCCCTTCAAGATGGTAGTTCTAATCAACCATTAGCCCATTCATATCAAGATGGTAGTTCTAATCAACCATTAGCCCCTTCATCTCATGAGAGTGGAGCTAAACAGCATGCACctacttctcaagat AGAGAAACGACTAATCAAGTATTGAGGGAAGATGAATTATACTTGAAGACTCATAGGACAAAAGATGATAAGTGGATTTGTGTGAAGTCAGAAAGAGTGTGG aaTACATTCACAAGAAATATTAAGCAAAAGGTGGGTGAGAAATCAACCACAAGAAATGAAGATAGTTTCAAAGTACAGGAAAGAGATGTGAGATTAAACAGGGCAACAAAGGAAAATGAGGCACAAGAATGCAATGATGACAATAATATCTTGACTTTGCTACAAACTATCCCAAAGGAGCAAGTGTTGAATACTTGGATTGACACAATTGGTGGAGCAAAGAAAGGAAGAGTGTATGGCCTTGGCTCAATGACTCAGTTCTAG